A stretch of the Sulfolobus acidocaldarius SUSAZ genome encodes the following:
- a CDS encoding glycosyl transferase family 2, producing MLIFLISSAIILLADLLITYQIYREIKVRREVNGNQGGFASVIIPVRGLDVNAEENIKSLLLQDYPAYEVIYVVDDENDPIVPVLRKYNVKVVVSNKNCDICSGKINAQLEGLKYARGDVIVFADSDTWFPRYWLKELVSPLSNYVATTVFSWAKPVRLTIGNIIRAGFWTLGFESQAVGGTFLWGGSMAFKREFFDERVIQELKTQWCDDCTLTRIAKERGKLGFVFNAMPLNFYDETQLITWSKRQLITVWRYSRRGVNGFIIVAIFMLAFLVLIPFNIFVVTPFILWVIKNILRSYKIGLSNSIIPSLASILAIFYSLFLIALTLREKNIIWRGKIYKV from the coding sequence ATGTTAATATTTCTGATAAGCTCGGCGATAATACTATTAGCAGACCTATTAATTACGTACCAAATTTACAGAGAGATTAAGGTTCGACGAGAGGTAAATGGTAATCAAGGGGGCTTCGCTTCCGTAATTATTCCTGTTAGAGGTTTGGATGTTAACGCAGAGGAAAACATCAAATCCCTTTTATTACAGGATTATCCAGCATATGAGGTAATCTATGTAGTCGATGATGAAAATGACCCGATAGTTCCTGTCCTCAGGAAATACAACGTGAAAGTTGTTGTAAGTAATAAAAACTGTGACATATGTAGTGGAAAAATAAATGCTCAGTTAGAGGGACTGAAATACGCAAGAGGGGATGTAATAGTATTCGCTGACTCTGATACATGGTTTCCCAGGTATTGGCTGAAAGAATTGGTATCCCCATTATCTAACTATGTTGCAACAACAGTGTTTTCATGGGCAAAGCCTGTCAGGCTTACAATCGGTAATATAATAAGAGCGGGATTTTGGACCTTAGGGTTCGAGAGCCAGGCTGTAGGTGGAACATTCCTTTGGGGAGGGTCTATGGCTTTCAAAAGGGAATTCTTCGACGAGAGGGTAATTCAGGAGTTGAAAACCCAGTGGTGCGATGATTGTACCTTAACAAGGATAGCTAAAGAAAGAGGAAAATTAGGATTTGTATTCAACGCGATGCCGTTAAATTTCTACGACGAAACCCAGTTGATAACATGGAGTAAAAGGCAACTAATAACAGTGTGGAGATACTCAAGGAGGGGAGTCAATGGATTTATAATTGTGGCTATCTTCATGCTGGCTTTTCTAGTCCTGATACCCTTTAACATATTTGTAGTAACTCCCTTCATCTTATGGGTAATTAAAAATATTTTGAGGAGTTACAAGATAGGTCTGTCCAACTCAATAATTCCTTCATTAGCCTCAATATTAGCAATATTTTACTCATTGTTCTTAATAGCCTTAACTTTAAGAGAAAAGAATATTATATGGAGAGGTAAAATTTATAAAGTGTGA
- a CDS encoding 2-oxoacid:ferredoxin oxidoreductase subunit alpha gives MRISWMIGGAQGTGIDTSANIFGKVVSTLGYYIYGNREYHSNIKGRHSYFTLTISDKKVRSIPEKADILVSFDAETVLQHFNEIKGYIIYNEGVKGTKVETVQSMESEVAERISKQLESENLPKTVEGALESAKRRGVKLIPVNYDEIAKKVAEEAKVQLSVVERVKNVIGIAVSTKLLGINEEHLAKVAGSTFKQELYRKLNVMAIKKAYELTESVYSLPKLEGAPERYLLDGNTAVAIGKIYGGLRFQSYYPITPASDESMYIEAHQEVLMEDPKTGDKKKGAVVVVQAEDELAAVNMAVGAALTGIRSSTATSGPGFSLMVEGIGWAGMNEVPVVITYYIRGGPSTGLPTRTSQADLLFSLFAGHGEFPKIVVASGTHDEAFKDAVLTLNLAERYQTPVIHLVEKTLANSYTTVPKQDLGVGQLYADRGKLILSPPEDYARFQFTDDGVSPRAPLGKALMYYTGDEHNEYGFISEDPVNRNIIYEKRMKKLELADKEIPEEERVKVYGNVNSENVVITWGAPTGVFMDILEETKLDFALLQLRMFSPFPSRFVSKFLQGRKRIIAAEGNYLAQAGKIVKMNTGIEATNYILKWNGRPFLRDEVEEALRNVIEKDVKKVMLSGGS, from the coding sequence ATGAGAATTAGTTGGATGATTGGAGGAGCTCAAGGAACAGGTATAGATACTTCTGCCAATATTTTTGGGAAAGTTGTCTCCACATTAGGGTACTACATATATGGAAACAGAGAGTACCACTCAAATATAAAGGGAAGACATAGCTACTTCACCCTAACAATAAGCGACAAAAAGGTAAGAAGTATACCGGAGAAAGCAGATATACTAGTCTCATTTGATGCAGAGACCGTATTACAACATTTTAATGAGATTAAAGGTTACATAATCTATAATGAAGGGGTTAAAGGAACAAAAGTTGAAACAGTCCAATCGATGGAATCTGAGGTAGCTGAAAGGATATCAAAACAATTGGAAAGCGAGAATTTACCTAAGACTGTTGAAGGAGCTTTAGAATCAGCAAAAAGAAGAGGAGTTAAGCTCATTCCTGTAAACTATGACGAAATAGCAAAGAAAGTGGCTGAGGAAGCTAAGGTACAACTTTCAGTTGTGGAAAGGGTAAAGAACGTAATCGGAATAGCAGTTTCCACAAAGCTATTGGGAATAAATGAGGAACATTTAGCAAAGGTTGCAGGGTCAACATTTAAACAAGAGCTATACAGAAAACTTAACGTTATGGCAATAAAGAAAGCTTATGAGCTTACAGAAAGCGTGTATTCACTACCGAAACTTGAAGGTGCACCAGAAAGGTATCTATTAGACGGAAACACCGCAGTAGCAATAGGAAAAATATATGGTGGACTTAGGTTCCAGTCATATTACCCCATTACCCCTGCATCAGACGAAAGTATGTACATTGAAGCTCATCAGGAAGTGTTAATGGAAGATCCCAAGACAGGGGATAAAAAGAAAGGTGCAGTTGTGGTAGTTCAAGCTGAAGATGAATTAGCTGCTGTGAACATGGCTGTGGGTGCAGCTTTAACGGGTATAAGGTCCTCTACTGCAACTTCTGGTCCAGGATTTTCACTGATGGTCGAAGGGATAGGCTGGGCTGGAATGAATGAGGTTCCGGTTGTTATAACATATTACATTAGGGGAGGTCCCTCTACAGGATTACCAACAAGAACTTCACAAGCCGATTTACTTTTCTCACTGTTTGCTGGACACGGAGAATTCCCTAAGATAGTGGTTGCTTCGGGAACCCACGACGAGGCATTTAAAGATGCAGTACTTACATTGAACCTAGCAGAGAGATATCAGACTCCAGTTATTCACTTAGTAGAGAAAACACTAGCAAACTCTTATACCACTGTACCGAAGCAGGATTTAGGAGTAGGTCAGCTTTACGCTGATAGAGGCAAACTCATATTGAGTCCACCAGAGGATTACGCTAGATTCCAGTTCACTGACGATGGTGTATCACCAAGAGCACCTCTAGGCAAAGCTCTAATGTATTATACAGGAGACGAGCACAACGAATATGGTTTTATTAGTGAAGACCCAGTTAACAGAAACATAATTTATGAGAAGAGAATGAAAAAGTTAGAGCTTGCCGACAAGGAAATACCAGAGGAGGAAAGAGTAAAGGTGTACGGAAATGTGAACTCAGAGAATGTGGTAATAACTTGGGGCGCGCCTACCGGAGTATTCATGGATATTTTAGAGGAGACGAAATTAGATTTTGCTTTACTTCAGCTTAGAATGTTCTCACCCTTCCCGTCAAGGTTCGTCAGTAAATTCCTGCAAGGAAGGAAGAGGATTATTGCAGCTGAAGGTAACTATTTAGCACAGGCAGGAAAGATAGTTAAGATGAACACAGGTATAGAAGCAACAAACTACATACTTAAATGGAATGGTAGACCATTCTTAAGAGATGAAGTAGAAGAAGCTTTAAGGAATGTAATTGAAAAAGATGTGAAAAAGGTGATGTTAAGTGGCGGGTCATAA
- the fabG gene encoding 3-ketoacyl-ACP reductase (Catalyzes the first of the two reduction steps in the elongation cycle of fatty acid synthesis), giving the protein MRLKGRRVLIAGTSTGLGYAVAYFSINEGAEVVLNARSEKKLVEIVKSLGDKASYVVGDLSTPQGAKDVVSRAGNITDLVITVGGYLEDTVESPSGLDEMLKNHIKTPLYLVNASLEKLREGSTIVMVSSTRALYTALPNQLSYAIAKSGLTKAVEILASELLNKGIRVVGVAPSFIMGDFVPGRDWRKMRKLGDAGAPPEDFAQVITWLLSDEAQWVNGVVIPVDGGARLKWV; this is encoded by the coding sequence ATGAGACTGAAGGGAAGAAGAGTTTTAATTGCAGGTACAAGTACGGGTTTAGGTTATGCTGTAGCCTATTTTAGTATAAACGAAGGTGCTGAGGTAGTTCTTAATGCCAGAAGTGAGAAAAAACTTGTGGAAATAGTAAAATCTTTGGGAGACAAAGCCAGCTATGTTGTAGGCGATCTCTCAACCCCCCAAGGGGCTAAGGATGTAGTTAGTAGGGCTGGAAACATAACTGATTTAGTGATCACAGTAGGTGGGTATTTAGAGGATACTGTAGAATCTCCAAGTGGATTAGATGAAATGTTGAAAAATCACATAAAAACACCGCTATATTTGGTTAATGCCTCATTGGAAAAGCTTCGTGAAGGTTCCACAATAGTTATGGTATCATCGACTAGGGCACTATATACAGCATTGCCAAACCAACTATCTTATGCAATTGCGAAATCGGGTTTAACCAAGGCAGTAGAGATCCTAGCATCTGAATTGCTGAATAAGGGAATAAGGGTTGTTGGTGTAGCGCCAAGCTTTATAATGGGTGATTTCGTACCAGGTAGGGATTGGAGAAAGATGAGAAAATTAGGTGATGCGGGCGCACCGCCTGAGGATTTTGCTCAAGTTATAACTTGGTTATTAAGCGATGAGGCACAATGGGTTAATGGAGTAGTTATTCCAGTTGATGGTGGTGCTAGACTGAAGTGGGTGTAG
- a CDS encoding histidine kinase — protein sequence MSLSNLLEEPKVIATYGDRIREVISKMREQNQWVVPVLKEKILVGIISYNDLLKKRISPESKVVNLMSPPISVNLNDDIGRVIAKFYTTRSRAIPVIDERKRFTGIVTRERVLLQFLNEEEFKKAKVREVMNSPAITIDAEDSVARARWLMSNNNITKLPVIQGKEVAGIISARDILNRLYSISGKKKSSILTEEERLMAMPIKEIMNYPVITVNGAENLHSAVNTLLTRKISGMPVLEGNMIVGMFSGIDALKVIARKFELSMPIEAKLTGELKEGNSRAIIDSILERYLAKLERLTEILDFKVAFKEEAKSENNKKVYQVTARVSTKMGEFIAKERDWDPITALRKAVEKLEDRVIKTSRKMESKRRKPKAEEI from the coding sequence ATGAGCTTATCTAATCTACTAGAGGAACCGAAAGTTATCGCAACTTATGGTGATAGAATAAGGGAAGTTATTAGTAAAATGAGAGAGCAAAACCAATGGGTTGTACCAGTTCTGAAAGAGAAGATATTAGTTGGTATAATTAGTTACAATGACTTGTTAAAAAAGAGAATAAGTCCTGAATCTAAGGTCGTAAATCTCATGAGCCCTCCAATTTCAGTAAATCTAAATGATGATATTGGAAGAGTCATAGCAAAATTTTACACCACACGAAGTAGAGCAATTCCAGTTATTGACGAGAGGAAGAGGTTTACAGGTATAGTGACAAGGGAAAGAGTACTCTTACAGTTCTTAAATGAAGAGGAGTTTAAAAAGGCGAAAGTCAGGGAAGTGATGAACTCCCCTGCAATAACTATAGACGCTGAAGATTCAGTGGCTAGAGCTAGGTGGTTAATGAGTAACAATAACATAACAAAACTCCCTGTTATACAAGGTAAAGAAGTTGCAGGAATTATCAGTGCCAGGGATATACTGAACAGATTATACAGCATTAGCGGAAAGAAGAAGTCCTCCATACTTACTGAGGAAGAGAGATTAATGGCAATGCCGATAAAGGAAATAATGAACTACCCCGTAATAACTGTAAATGGCGCAGAGAATCTTCATTCTGCAGTGAATACTCTACTCACCAGAAAGATATCAGGTATGCCAGTACTAGAAGGTAACATGATTGTGGGAATGTTTAGCGGAATTGATGCGCTTAAAGTTATTGCTAGGAAATTCGAACTTTCTATGCCAATAGAGGCTAAGTTAACTGGTGAACTTAAGGAGGGTAATTCAAGGGCAATAATAGACTCCATCTTAGAGAGGTATTTAGCTAAACTGGAAAGATTGACTGAAATTCTTGATTTTAAGGTCGCCTTTAAGGAGGAGGCAAAAAGCGAAAATAATAAGAAAGTCTACCAAGTCACCGCTAGAGTTTCCACCAAGATGGGCGAATTCATTGCAAAGGAAAGAGACTGGGATCCAATCACTGCGTTAAGGAAGGCAGTGGAGAAGTTAGAGGATAGAGTGATTAAGACATCGAGAAAAATGGAGAGCAAAAGGAGAAAACCCAAGGCAGAAGAGATTTGA
- a CDS encoding 2-oxoacid ferredoxin oxidoreductase subunit beta codes for MAGHKFHWNDWCPGCGNFGILSAEQQAITELGITNNTVIVGGIGCSGKLSQYTRIPVSGVHTLHGRAIPFAVGIKLANPSLEVIVNGGDGDLLGIGAGHFVSVGRRNVDIVVILHNNGVYGLTKGQAAPTLFRGMKTKSLPRPNINDAINPVTLALASGYTFVARAYAYDVPHLKEIIKQAIKHKGLAFVDILQPCPTYNDINTKEWYDKRVYKMQDMDPVVKSESEMQEKLKKAIDKSYEWGERIPIGIFYKNELVPTYEERIKTSAPSYYDNYPAEQKIEYEKKLTTIIDPLLEERKVAEDN; via the coding sequence GTGGCGGGTCATAAGTTCCATTGGAATGATTGGTGCCCAGGCTGTGGAAACTTTGGAATACTAAGTGCAGAGCAACAAGCAATAACAGAACTTGGGATAACAAACAATACTGTGATAGTGGGAGGAATAGGTTGTTCAGGTAAACTCTCACAATATACCAGGATACCTGTTAGTGGCGTCCACACATTACACGGTAGAGCGATTCCGTTTGCAGTAGGTATAAAGCTAGCTAATCCGTCCCTTGAGGTTATTGTAAACGGAGGAGACGGTGACTTACTGGGAATTGGTGCTGGTCATTTCGTATCAGTAGGAAGGAGAAATGTGGACATTGTAGTAATCCTTCATAATAATGGAGTTTATGGTTTAACAAAAGGTCAAGCAGCTCCTACACTATTTAGAGGAATGAAGACCAAATCATTACCAAGACCAAATATAAACGACGCAATAAACCCTGTCACATTAGCCTTAGCATCTGGTTACACTTTCGTTGCAAGAGCGTATGCCTATGATGTGCCACACCTAAAGGAGATTATAAAACAGGCTATAAAACACAAGGGATTAGCCTTCGTAGATATACTTCAACCATGTCCCACTTATAATGACATAAACACTAAGGAATGGTATGATAAAAGAGTGTATAAGATGCAAGACATGGACCCAGTAGTGAAATCAGAAAGTGAGATGCAGGAGAAGTTGAAGAAAGCAATAGATAAAAGCTATGAGTGGGGAGAGAGAATTCCAATTGGAATATTCTACAAGAATGAGTTAGTACCAACTTATGAGGAAAGAATAAAGACAAGTGCACCATCTTATTACGACAACTATCCTGCAGAGCAGAAAATCGAGTATGAAAAGAAATTGACCACAATCATAGATCCCCTATTGGAAGAGAGAAAGGTAGCTGAGGACAATTAA
- a CDS encoding nitrilase: MKFGIVQVNKKGLALELTENALREGAEVVLLPEKWVKTLDELPLEDLRNLAKRYTAYIIPGAVEDGVSIISPIISYDGEVKGIAKKIHLFLEESKRLLPGTFTTMFNFRGIKIGVVICYDADFPEVIRSMFLKGVEIVLVPSKIPSDGIDLWREYLRTRVLENRIAIINSNAIFPPDFPGKSIVYVPKFQGRFVYPYVLAELDSSESYMVVDVNPLDFVNMRLERLKEYRNFEITELK, translated from the coding sequence TTGAAGTTTGGTATAGTTCAGGTAAATAAAAAAGGATTAGCATTAGAGTTAACAGAAAACGCGTTAAGGGAAGGAGCAGAAGTAGTGCTATTACCTGAAAAATGGGTCAAAACACTGGACGAGCTACCGCTGGAAGACTTACGAAATTTAGCCAAGAGGTATACTGCATACATAATTCCAGGTGCTGTAGAGGACGGTGTGTCAATAATTTCGCCTATTATAAGTTATGACGGTGAAGTAAAAGGAATAGCAAAGAAGATCCATTTATTTTTAGAGGAGAGTAAAAGACTTCTTCCAGGAACTTTCACTACAATGTTTAATTTTAGGGGTATCAAAATAGGCGTCGTAATTTGTTATGATGCTGACTTCCCAGAAGTGATAAGAAGTATGTTCCTCAAGGGAGTAGAGATAGTTTTAGTTCCCTCAAAAATTCCCTCGGACGGAATAGACCTGTGGAGGGAGTATTTAAGAACTAGAGTCCTAGAGAACAGAATTGCGATAATAAACTCAAATGCGATTTTTCCCCCAGATTTTCCGGGAAAAAGTATAGTTTATGTACCTAAGTTTCAAGGCAGGTTTGTCTATCCCTATGTACTCGCAGAACTGGACTCAAGCGAGAGTTACATGGTTGTTGATGTGAATCCATTGGACTTTGTGAACATGAGGTTAGAAAGACTAAAGGAATATAGAAATTTCGAAATTACTGAACTAAAATGA
- a CDS encoding FAD-linked oxidase, protein MIQDLKQIVGDKWVIKDEERRLYGFDGLTAVKGEPELVVLPGNEEEAITVIRYLIQNRRKIIIRGSGTSLSGATVPVEGDEVVVSLSRLNKVYGVRGLEIEVGPGIANALVTKSCPPNLFYAPDPASYQVSSIGGNISHDSGGVHVVKYGPTFNSVVSVKVILANGNVEEIKPSPFLNPTSIFIGGEGGLGAVLRARLRLYPKPKSRKSIFATFNDVRDAGKAIIDIFKRGVIPSALEMMDRYSIIAIEKSRYKAGLPEVEAILLIELDGSEIQVKSEESRVRDVISENNGEIINPKEPEKFWSARRGAFPAMGVISPAYITLDCNVLRSNLPEVLAKIREISIKQNLYIANVFHAGDGNLHPLISYNPEDFDSFVKAVKASDEIEKLVIENGGVPSGEHGIGIEKVKYLDLYYDEKSLEVMKKIKTAFDINGLFNPCKTLGGCKAYTKELKVLWEWD, encoded by the coding sequence TTGATCCAGGACCTAAAACAAATAGTTGGGGACAAGTGGGTCATAAAGGATGAAGAGAGAAGACTCTATGGTTTCGATGGTCTAACAGCAGTAAAGGGAGAACCAGAATTAGTTGTACTACCCGGTAATGAAGAGGAGGCAATTACTGTAATAAGATACTTGATACAGAATAGAAGAAAAATTATAATTAGAGGTTCTGGAACTAGTCTCAGCGGAGCTACAGTTCCTGTGGAAGGTGATGAGGTTGTGGTCTCTTTATCGAGGTTAAACAAGGTTTATGGAGTCAGAGGGCTGGAAATTGAGGTAGGACCTGGAATAGCTAATGCACTTGTAACTAAGAGTTGCCCTCCAAACCTGTTTTACGCTCCTGATCCCGCAAGTTACCAGGTATCAAGTATCGGAGGTAACATATCTCACGACTCCGGAGGAGTCCACGTGGTGAAATATGGACCTACATTTAATAGCGTGGTTTCAGTAAAGGTTATTCTTGCGAACGGGAATGTGGAGGAAATCAAGCCCTCACCATTTCTGAATCCAACCAGCATTTTTATCGGAGGAGAGGGTGGCTTAGGGGCTGTCTTAAGGGCTAGGCTCAGGTTATATCCCAAACCCAAATCTAGGAAGAGTATATTTGCAACTTTTAATGACGTCAGAGATGCGGGAAAGGCGATTATTGATATTTTTAAGAGGGGAGTTATCCCCTCGGCACTCGAGATGATGGACAGATATTCGATAATCGCCATAGAAAAGAGTAGATATAAGGCAGGCTTACCTGAAGTTGAGGCGATATTGCTTATAGAATTAGATGGTTCAGAGATTCAAGTAAAGAGTGAAGAGAGTAGAGTCAGGGATGTAATAAGCGAAAATAATGGTGAGATAATTAATCCAAAGGAACCAGAAAAGTTCTGGAGTGCAAGGAGGGGAGCTTTCCCAGCTATGGGAGTTATTTCACCGGCATATATTACCTTAGACTGTAATGTGTTGAGAAGTAACCTACCTGAAGTTTTAGCAAAGATACGTGAAATATCTATAAAGCAGAACCTGTATATCGCAAATGTATTTCATGCAGGAGACGGAAATCTTCACCCACTCATTTCTTATAATCCTGAGGATTTCGATAGCTTCGTAAAGGCTGTAAAAGCTAGTGATGAAATAGAGAAATTAGTTATTGAAAATGGCGGTGTTCCCTCAGGGGAGCACGGAATAGGAATTGAGAAAGTTAAATATCTTGACTTATATTATGATGAAAAATCATTAGAAGTGATGAAAAAAATTAAGACTGCGTTTGATATAAATGGGCTATTTAATCCTTGTAAGACATTAGGTGGTTGTAAAGCTTACACGAAAGAGTTAAAGGTGTTGTGGGAATGGGATTAG
- a CDS encoding plasmid partitioning protein ParA, producing MIITVINQKGGVGKTTTSVNLSYTLSKNKNTALLDLDPEGGATISFGIKREKKEYPLGGKSVNIFNVEVFLAHIGLLKLELNGDIESIVSSLKKLAENFDFLVIDTPPNLGTLAVSAMIAGDKIITPITPQPLVLEAAKNLDSRLQGLRKPAIAFTNMSKKSVKLELPSVKSIDLSIPQSKLFSEATRLGVPALRYEEFRVKKPKFSQLYEDLAKVVIEG from the coding sequence ATGATAATCACTGTCATCAATCAGAAAGGAGGAGTAGGGAAAACAACAACCTCCGTAAACCTCTCTTACACTTTATCCAAAAATAAGAATACTGCATTGTTAGACCTTGATCCTGAAGGCGGAGCCACAATATCATTTGGAATAAAGAGGGAAAAGAAGGAATATCCATTGGGAGGAAAGAGTGTAAACATATTTAACGTAGAAGTATTCCTAGCCCATATTGGTCTACTTAAACTGGAACTTAATGGAGACATAGAGTCTATAGTCTCCTCTCTTAAGAAACTTGCAGAAAACTTTGACTTTCTGGTAATAGATACACCCCCTAACCTGGGCACACTAGCAGTCTCTGCCATGATTGCTGGAGATAAGATAATTACGCCTATTACCCCACAACCCCTTGTATTAGAGGCTGCTAAGAATCTGGACTCTAGACTGCAGGGTCTAAGGAAACCAGCAATAGCATTCACAAATATGAGTAAGAAATCTGTAAAGCTTGAACTACCTTCTGTCAAGAGTATAGACTTGTCAATTCCGCAATCTAAACTTTTCTCTGAAGCCACTAGACTCGGAGTTCCAGCCCTTAGATATGAAGAGTTTAGAGTGAAGAAACCAAAGTTTTCACAGTTATATGAAGACTTAGCTAAAGTGGTGATAGAAGGATGA
- a CDS encoding Fe-S oxidoreductase, with product MGLEEALKCVHCGFCLESCPTYVVTRSEIHSPRGRITAVKLGIDSEGLKTCMFCRKCEIACPSGVKYSEIFVNSRKSNPLERAMLRLLEKPSSLALPLKIGMGVETSPPLEYRDQNEDLIIFPGCLTSVMSRSSVEKAVKYFKGLGYNVRVINTCCGLAHSHVGENKRAMDIVKKLGEEFKGKTVVSLSSNCSAFMKENGLEVYDFPEFVLSKNLPLPKVNEKVTIHYPCHAHVVGIEGYIRKMAEKLGLTIMDSDDPYFECGAGGSQIFFNKQISSDVMSRKKEKVMKSGVNIVISTNPSCTLAFIKMGLKPIHLVDLL from the coding sequence ATGGGATTAGAAGAAGCTCTAAAATGCGTTCATTGTGGATTTTGTCTAGAGTCTTGCCCCACATATGTTGTAACTAGATCAGAAATACACTCACCAAGAGGTAGAATAACTGCTGTAAAATTAGGAATAGACAGTGAAGGTCTAAAGACGTGCATGTTTTGTAGAAAATGCGAAATAGCCTGTCCAAGTGGGGTAAAGTACTCAGAGATATTTGTAAATTCAAGAAAGTCTAACCCCTTAGAAAGAGCTATGTTAAGATTACTTGAAAAACCCTCATCATTAGCCTTACCTCTGAAAATAGGAATGGGAGTGGAGACCAGCCCTCCTCTAGAGTACAGAGACCAGAATGAAGATTTAATAATATTTCCAGGATGTTTGACCTCAGTTATGTCTAGAAGTAGCGTAGAGAAAGCAGTGAAATACTTTAAAGGTCTAGGGTACAACGTAAGAGTCATTAATACTTGTTGCGGTTTAGCTCATTCGCATGTAGGAGAGAACAAGAGAGCCATGGACATTGTTAAAAAGCTAGGAGAGGAGTTTAAGGGAAAGACAGTTGTATCTCTTTCCTCTAACTGCAGTGCTTTTATGAAGGAGAATGGATTAGAAGTGTATGACTTCCCTGAGTTTGTATTGTCCAAAAATCTACCATTACCTAAAGTTAATGAAAAAGTTACCATACATTATCCCTGCCATGCCCATGTAGTCGGTATTGAAGGCTATATAAGGAAGATGGCTGAGAAGCTAGGGTTAACAATAATGGATTCTGATGATCCTTATTTCGAATGTGGTGCCGGAGGTTCACAAATTTTCTTTAACAAACAGATATCCTCTGATGTTATGAGTAGAAAGAAGGAGAAAGTAATGAAGAGCGGGGTTAATATTGTGATATCAACAAACCCATCATGTACACTTGCCTTTATAAAAATGGGTTTAAAACCTATTCATCTAGTGGATTTACTTTAA
- a CDS encoding glycolate oxidase, whose translation MCDIEYPDNYEKLSEVIGEAIKRKLKVHIMGYGNHHIGKLPKADICISTKKLDRILEIREADLYAIVQSGMNSLKLQEELEKKNLLLPFVYDGSVGGLFARNYPSLYSIWFPYPKDFVLGAKILTGEGTVVKSGGVTPKFSSGYKIWKSLSGSLGLLGAYLEIIVRLIPKPEKIMYAEINDVDKVLNERPWGILFSADSGEIKKYAIFAGFQDYLRSVEKEYNISLVDGTPNHDLQCERIFGITTYRGGELDLIKSFGTGIGYFGSGYVKVCDDKALELRRSNISVVVEKGCKEDEDCFGIESEAYKILKNALDPYGIFV comes from the coding sequence ATGTGCGATATTGAATATCCAGACAATTATGAAAAGTTAAGCGAAGTAATTGGAGAGGCTATTAAAAGGAAACTAAAAGTTCACATAATGGGTTATGGCAATCATCACATTGGTAAGTTACCTAAGGCTGATATATGCATATCAACTAAGAAATTAGATAGAATATTGGAGATAAGAGAAGCTGATTTATACGCCATAGTACAAAGTGGCATGAATAGCTTAAAGTTACAAGAAGAGCTAGAGAAGAAAAACTTACTATTGCCCTTTGTATATGATGGGAGTGTCGGGGGTTTATTTGCAAGAAACTATCCATCGTTATACTCCATTTGGTTTCCATACCCTAAAGATTTTGTTTTAGGAGCTAAGATATTGACCGGAGAAGGTACAGTTGTAAAGAGCGGAGGAGTGACCCCAAAATTTTCCAGTGGCTATAAGATTTGGAAATCACTATCAGGATCACTAGGATTATTAGGAGCCTATTTAGAGATCATTGTAAGACTGATACCTAAACCGGAGAAGATAATGTACGCTGAAATAAACGACGTAGATAAGGTATTAAATGAGAGACCGTGGGGGATACTCTTCTCTGCAGACTCTGGAGAAATAAAGAAATATGCTATATTTGCTGGGTTTCAAGATTACTTGAGGAGTGTAGAGAAGGAGTATAATATTTCTCTTGTTGATGGCACTCCTAACCATGATCTACAGTGCGAGAGAATCTTCGGGATAACAACATATAGGGGAGGGGAATTGGATCTAATAAAATCCTTCGGTACTGGTATAGGATATTTCGGTTCTGGGTACGTAAAGGTATGTGATGACAAAGCCCTAGAATTAAGGAGAAGTAATATCTCAGTGGTTGTGGAGAAAGGTTGTAAAGAGGATGAAGATTGCTTTGGTATTGAAAGTGAGGCATATAAAATTTTAAAAAATGCTTTAGATCCTTACGGAATTTTTGTTTAA